A single Lactuca sativa cultivar Salinas chromosome 8, Lsat_Salinas_v11, whole genome shotgun sequence DNA region contains:
- the LOC111886704 gene encoding protein TIFY 6B isoform X2 — MERDFMGLNSKDSVVVVKEEAGEGCKESVFSMNSAVHWPLSDALDASKNRQSGEIQNAVPISMSNPFFRTQFGGAPLKQHGVSVIPPNGSFLAGTTEPWYSSKTSCAPAQLTIFYGGMVNVYDDISPEKAQAIMFLAGNGASVTTPQARVPTQVATPSPINVQPCSAISSPMSVSSHPVGQSSGGPTNKDEVGKPVGGSVPPASKVDTPRVINSLEQVMQSAVPQARKASLARFLEKRKERVMASSPYSINKSSSDYITNPGPNAIVATGEH, encoded by the exons ATGGAAAGGGATTTCATGGGTTTGAATTCGAAGGATTCAGTGGTTGTGGTGAAGGAAGAAGCTGGTGAAGGATGCAAAGAATCAG TGTTTTCAATGAACTCCGCTGTTCACTGGCCTCTATCAG ATGCTTTAGATGCCTCTAAAAACCGTCAATCTGGTGAAATTCAG AATGCAGTTCCGATTTCCATGAGTAATCCATTCTTCAGAACCCAATTTGGTGGTGCTCCATTGAAACAACATGGTGTTAGTGTTATTCCACCTAATGGTTCATTTCTTGCTGGAACTACTGAACCATg GTATAGTTCCAAGACTTCTTGTGCTCCTGCTCAATTAACCATCTTTTATGGTGGTATGGTGAATGTGTATGATGATATTTCCCCTGAGAAG GCTCAAGCTATCATGTTTTTGGCGGGAAATGGGGCGTCTGTGACTACCCCTCAAGCTAGGGTTCCAACTCAAGTGGCCACTCCAAGtccaatcaatgtacaaccgtGTTCTGCAATCTCAAGCCCGATGTCTGTGTCTTCACACCCAGTTGGTCAATCGAGTGGTGGGCCCACTAATAAAGATGAAGTTGGTAAACCAGTCGGAGGTTCGGTTCCTCCTGCTAGCAAAGTGGATACTCCACGAGTTATCAATTCACTTGAACAAGTGATGCAATCAG CTGTTCCTCAAGCACGCAAAGCATCCTTGGCTCGGTTTCTTGAGAAGCGCAAGGAAAG GGTGATGGCTTCGTCTCCTTATAGCATCAACAAGAGCTCATCCGACTATATTACCAATCCAGGACCTAATGCCATAGTAGCAACAGGGGAGCATTAG
- the LOC111886704 gene encoding protein TIFY 6B isoform X1, translated as MERDFMGLNSKDSVVVVKEEAGEGCKESVFSMNSAVHWPLSDALDASKNRQSGEIQKSFGVSRQGGTHFSMAAYPMQQNAVPISMSNPFFRTQFGGAPLKQHGVSVIPPNGSFLAGTTEPWYSSKTSCAPAQLTIFYGGMVNVYDDISPEKAQAIMFLAGNGASVTTPQARVPTQVATPSPINVQPCSAISSPMSVSSHPVGQSSGGPTNKDEVGKPVGGSVPPASKVDTPRVINSLEQVMQSAVPQARKASLARFLEKRKERVMASSPYSINKSSSDYITNPGPNAIVATGEH; from the exons ATGGAAAGGGATTTCATGGGTTTGAATTCGAAGGATTCAGTGGTTGTGGTGAAGGAAGAAGCTGGTGAAGGATGCAAAGAATCAG TGTTTTCAATGAACTCCGCTGTTCACTGGCCTCTATCAG ATGCTTTAGATGCCTCTAAAAACCGTCAATCTGGTGAAATTCAG AAAAGCTTTGGTGTAAGTAGGCAAGGTGGCACTCATTTTTCAATGGCTGCTTATCCCATGCAACAGAATGCAGTTCCGATTTCCATGAGTAATCCATTCTTCAGAACCCAATTTGGTGGTGCTCCATTGAAACAACATGGTGTTAGTGTTATTCCACCTAATGGTTCATTTCTTGCTGGAACTACTGAACCATg GTATAGTTCCAAGACTTCTTGTGCTCCTGCTCAATTAACCATCTTTTATGGTGGTATGGTGAATGTGTATGATGATATTTCCCCTGAGAAG GCTCAAGCTATCATGTTTTTGGCGGGAAATGGGGCGTCTGTGACTACCCCTCAAGCTAGGGTTCCAACTCAAGTGGCCACTCCAAGtccaatcaatgtacaaccgtGTTCTGCAATCTCAAGCCCGATGTCTGTGTCTTCACACCCAGTTGGTCAATCGAGTGGTGGGCCCACTAATAAAGATGAAGTTGGTAAACCAGTCGGAGGTTCGGTTCCTCCTGCTAGCAAAGTGGATACTCCACGAGTTATCAATTCACTTGAACAAGTGATGCAATCAG CTGTTCCTCAAGCACGCAAAGCATCCTTGGCTCGGTTTCTTGAGAAGCGCAAGGAAAG GGTGATGGCTTCGTCTCCTTATAGCATCAACAAGAGCTCATCCGACTATATTACCAATCCAGGACCTAATGCCATAGTAGCAACAGGGGAGCATTAG
- the LOC111886703 gene encoding plant UBX domain-containing protein 2 — protein sequence MGDMKDKMKGFMKKFNNSLSSSSSPGKFKGQGRVLGSSSSSNPSGQVNSNPNRPTTTIQDPKPIPPPRPSPSTSNISPKTPAISEQPTKSTDGFDPFDSLITTGKRNKNGYDLKVFECPVCGRAFGSEEEVSDHVESCLSKNEAESQSTTDNPQEKDETRSELEVCVSTYLSGKPSDASVEIVLKLLKNIVREPENVKFRRIRLGNPKIKEAIADVPGGLDLLECVGFELKEESEEMWATMEAASNEKIKLIKQTVYLLEPQKIETLTSTAAQTKVVEPEEVKTVERQIRVFFSVSESVAAKIELPDSFYKLSIEEVRKEAELRRKKLAESQLLVPKSFKEKQAKAARKRHQKTLIRIQFPDGVVLQAFFNPKEPTSSLYEFVSSSLKDPSLEFELLHPVLIKRRVIPNIGEKVITLEEEDLVPSALIKFRPKETDSVVFTGLCNELLEIMEPLVSESAVASSQ from the exons ATGGGTGATATGAAAGACAAAATGAAAGGTTTCATGAAAAAGTTCAACAATTCCTTGTCGTCATCTTCCTCTCCTGGTAAATTCAAAGGGCAAGGAAGGGTTTTGGGTTCATCGTCTTCTTCAAATCCCTCCGGTCAGGTAAATTCAAACCCTAATCGGCCAACAACCACTATCCAGGACCCAAAACCGATCCCTCCCCCTCGACCCTCTCCATCAACATCAAATATTTCTCCTAAAACACCCGCAATTTCCGAACAGCCTACAAAGTCAACAGATGGGTTCGATCCATTTGATTCGTTGATCACAACCGGTAAGAGAAACAAAAACGGGTACGATTTGAAAGTGTTCGAATGCCCAGTTTGTGGCCGAGCATTCGGATCTGAAGAAGAGGTTTCCGATCACGTCGAGAGCTGTTTGTCTAAAAACGAAGCAGAATCGCAATCAACCACCGATAATCCCCAAGAAAAAGACGAAACACGAAGTGAATTGGAAGTTTGTGTTAGTACATATCTTTCTGGGAAACCATCGGATGCGTCAGTTGAGATTGTGCTCAAGCTGTTAAAGAACATAGTTCGAGAGCCTGAGAATGTTAAGTTTAGGAGAATTAGATTAGGGAATCCGAAGATTAAGGAAGCCATTGCTGATGTTCCTGGAGGTTTAGACTTACTGGAATGTGTTGGATTTGAACTGAAAGAGGAAAGTGAAGAGATGTGGGCAACAATGGAAGCTGCAAGTAATGAGAAAATTAAGCTAATCAAACAAACTGTTTATTTGTTGGAACCacaaaagattgaaactttaacaTCAACAGCAGCACAGACGAAGGTGGTGGAGCCTGAGGAAGTGAAAACAGTCGAGAGACAG ATTAGGGTGTTCTTTTCTGTGTCTGAAAGTGTAGCTGCAAAGATAGAACTTCCAGATTCTTTCTATAAACTCTCAATTGAAGAAGTGAGAAAAGAAGCCGAATTGAGAAGAAAAAAGCTTGCAGAATCTCAACTTTTAGTACCAAAATCATTCAAGGAAAAACAAGCAAAAGCTGCAAGAAAAAGACACCAAAAAACTCTCATCCGAATACAGTTTCCTGATGGAGTAGTGCTTCAAGCATTTTTTAATCCTAAAGAGCCGACTTCCTCTCTTTATGAG TTTGTGAGTTCATCATTGAAAGatccaagtttggaatttgaatTATTACATCCGGTTTTAATCAAAAGACGTGTGATTCCAAACATTGGAGAGAAAGTTATAACACTTGAAGAAGAAGATTTAGTTCCATCTGCTTTGATCAAGTTTAGACCTAAAGAAACCGATTCAGTTGTTTTTACGGGTCTTTGTAATGAGCTTTTAGAAATCATGGAACCTCTCGTGTCGGAATCAGCAGTTGCTTCTTCTCAATAA